The following coding sequences lie in one Spinacia oleracea cultivar Varoflay chromosome 1, BTI_SOV_V1, whole genome shotgun sequence genomic window:
- the LOC110792514 gene encoding G-protein coupled receptor 1, whose protein sequence is MAAVGGGVGSLSGGDRQLLATVNMVASSLSLIGSSFIVICYLLFKELRKFSFKLVFYLALSDMLCSFFNIIGDPSTGFFCYAQGYSTHFFCVASFLWTTTIAFTLHRTVVQHKTDVEDLEPVFHLYVWGTSLVMTIMRSIGNHHGHIRAWCWSQTGRAGKVVHFGTFYAPLWGAILYNGFTYLQVIRMLKNATRMAAGMSDRAHQSDARPDMRVLNRWGYYPLILIGSWAFGTINRIHDLMEPGHKIFWLSFLDVGTAALMGLFNSIAYGLNSSVRRAIYERLDLFWPEQLRRLDLPLRITKGRGKQEESEMVPLKIQEQQH, encoded by the exons ATGGCGGCGGTGGGAGGTGGTGTAGGGAGTTTGTCGGGCGGCGATCGGCAGTTACTTGCGACGGTGAACATGGTGGCTTCAAGCTTATCGTTGATTGGATCAAGCTTCATTGTAATTTGTTACCTTCTTTTCAAGGAGCTTCGCAAATTCTCCTTCAAGCTTGTCTTTTATCTCGCGCTCTCT GACATGCTTTGCAGTTTTTTCAATATTATTGG AGATCCGTCTACTGGATTCTTTTGTTATGCTCAGGGTTATAGCACTCATTTCTTCTGCGTTGCGTCCTTTTTATGGACAACCACTATAGCTTTTACTCTTCATCGCACCGTTGTGCAACATAAGACAGATGTTGAAGATTTAGAGCCTGTTTTCCATCTCTATGTCTGGG GAACTTCTCTGGTCATGACCATCATGCGCTCCATCGGTAATCATCATGGTCATATACGTGCATGGTGTTGGTCCCAAACAGGCCGTGCAGGAAAG GTTGTCCACTTTGGAACCTTTTATGCTCCTCTTTGGGGTGCGATTCTCTACAATGGTTTTACATATCTTCAAGTGATCCGCATGCTGAAAAATGCAACTCGT ATGGCAGCTGGCATGTCGGACCGGGCACACCAATCTGATGCTAGGCCAGACATGAGG GTCTTAAACCGTTGGGGTTATTATCCTCTTATTCTTATTGGCTCATGGGCTTTTGGCACGATAAATCGGATTCATGATCTGATGGAACCAGGCCATAAAATCTTTTGGCTTTCTTTTCTTGATGTGGGGACCGCGGCACTAATG GGCCTTTTCAACTCAATAGCGTATGGTCTTAACTCTTCTGTGAGGCGGGCTATTTATGAGAGATTGGATCT ATTTTGGCCGGAGCAACTGAGAAGATTGGATCTGCCACTCCGGATTACAAAAGGCAGAGGGAAACAGGAAGAAAGTGAAATGGTTCCTCTAAAAATTCAGGAACAGCAACATTAG
- the LOC110792511 gene encoding polyadenylate-binding protein-interacting protein 7 has translation MSFSNQVSSPTTQTKLSIAARGTSLNPNAAEFVPFSLRTPSGTTSNVDVATKFPASGSSGKQVLDRSESSISTNSDEEARQYWQQQLPDDITPDFNVIGEDEHHGVGSLSLAGLSLHGASAYKMNEALELAAHHTNGVALSDKMGYPTSVYGEDPSSTSYIQRTSKPWEMQLLSADHHFGNGRDGNSFDEITRGRIPNDMATEAALIENNDINPVEFLASQFPGFAAESLADVYFANGCDLNLTVDMLNQLELQVDGAFNQNMNSKTLSTPNLTSMDFPALPVPDKTNLRKYTGDELQQNVNSYGSSEKDNMLLFRSSSSVSAKSATDFASAVRKLSSQDSCLWKYDRSGSADVAVGSSRNSHALSGSYHAGAGRSAYSDRMQGRSSARAAPVWLETGDAVGNLYSEVRGEARDHARVRNVYFEQARQAYIVGNKALAKELSMKGQVHNMQMKAAHNKAQESIYRQRNPISPDQQGGGRYQEKMIDLHGLHVSEAIHVLKQELSVLRNAARLAEQRLHVYICVGTGHHTRGTRTPARLPVAVQRYLLEEEGLEYSEPQQGLLRIVLY, from the exons ATGAGCTTTTCCAATCAAGTGTCTTCTCCAACCACTCAAACCAAGCTCAGTATAGCAGCAAGGGGAACCTCTCTCAATCCAAATGCTGCTGAATTTGTTCCCTTCTCCCTTAGAACGCCTTCCGGGACTACTAGCAATGTCGATGTAGCTACGAAATTTCCTGCTTCTGGATCGTCTGGAAAACAGGTACTGGATCGATCAGAGTCCTCAATTTCAACTAATTCTGATGAAGAGGCCCGTCAGTATTGGCAGCAGCAACTACCTGATGACATCACTCCAGACTTTAACGTCATTGGAGAGGACGAACACCATGGAGTTGGTAGCCTTTCACTTGCAGGCTTATCATTACATGGTGCTAGTGCTTATAAAATGAATGAGGCTCTCGAGTTAGCTGCTCATCATACAAATGGGGTTGCGCTTAGTGATAAGATGGGGTACCCAACTTCTGTCTACGGAGAAGATCCGTCATCAACAAGTTATATTCAGAGAACCAGCAAGCCTTGGGAAATGCAACTTCTCAGTGCTGACCATCATTTTGGGAATGGCAGGGATGGGAACTCTTTTGATGAAATTACAAGAGGACGAATTCCTAATGATATGGCAACTGAAGCTGCCTTAATAGAAAACAATGATATAAATCCTGTTGAGTTCCTGGCTTCACAATTTCCAGGTTTTGCTGCTGAAAGCTTGGCTGATGTATATTTTGCCAATGGATGTGACCTGAATCTGACAGTTGACATGCTAAATCAGCTTGAG CTTCAAGTTGATGGAGCTTTTAATCAAAATATGAATTCGAAGACCTTATCAACTCCGAATCTGACATCAATGGATTTCCCTGCACTTCCTGTTCCAGACAAGACCAACCTGCGGAAATACACTGGAGATGAACTCCAGCAAAATGTTAATTCTTATGGATCCTCCGAGAAAGACAATATGCTTTTGTTTAGATCCAGTTCTTCCGTAAGTGCTAAAAGTGCCACTGATTTTGCTTCAGCTGTTCGTAAGTTGTCATCCCAGGATTCGTGCTTGTGGAAGTATGATAGAAGTGGTTCAGCTGATGTCGCCGTTGGTTCAAGTAGAAATTCTCATGCCCTTTCGGGCTCTTACCATGCTGGTGCTGGAAGAAGTGCCTATAGTGATAGGATGCAGGGGCGTAGCTCTGCTCGAGCTGCTCCTGTTTGGCTTGAGACTGGAGATGCAGTTG GCAACTTATATTCTGAAGTCCGTGGTGAAGCTCGTGATCATGCACGTGTACGAAATGTGTATTTCGAACAG GCTCGCCAGGCTTACATAGTGGGCAACAAAGCGTTAGCCAAGGAATTGAGTATGAAAGGACAGGTGCACAACATGCAGATGAAAGCAGCTCATAACAAAGCTCAAGAATCCATATATCGTCAGAG AAACCCAATTAGTCCAGACCAGCAGGGTGGTGGAAGATACCAGGAAAAGATGATAGACCTGCATGGACTCCATGTGAGTGAAGCTATCCATGTGCTGAAGCAGGAGTTGAGTGTGTTGAGGAATGCAGCAAGGTTGGCTGAACAGAGGTTACATGTTTATATTTGTGTTGGGACAGGACACCATACACGAGGTACTCGCACTCCTGCCAGGCTTCCCGTTGCTGTCCAGCGCTACCTGCTTGAAGAGGAGGGTCTAGAGTACAGTGAGCCGCAGCAAGGGCTGCTTCGTATTGTGCTATACTGA